The following are encoded together in the Tistrella bauzanensis genome:
- a CDS encoding 3-hydroxyacyl-CoA dehydrogenase NAD-binding domain-containing protein, with amino-acid sequence MTTSVRYERQGQVGVITVDNPPVNALSQHVRQGLLDCLAQGLADDETRALVMVGAGRTFIAGADIREFGKPLVDPDLNRVIEAYENATKPVVAAIHGTALGGGLEVALGCHYRVAVAAAKVGLPEVKLGILPGAGGTQRLPRVAGVEAAIDMITTGKFVPAGKALKLGIVDAIVDELVPGAVAFAEKLIADNAPLRRVRDMDEKVKAFDPAGFETMRKAVVKAARGQMSPVGCFDAVTASVTLPFEDGLKREREIFTGLMESDQSKALRHIFFAEREALKIPDVPSDTPTLPIRTAAIIGAGTMGGGIAMCFANAGIPVKLLEMTQDALDRGLGIISGNYANTVAKGRLTQDAMDKRMGLIEGVLDYDALSEADIIIEAVFEEMDIKKKVFAALDSVAKAGAILASNTSTLDVDEIAASTSRPEFVIGTHFFSPANVMPLLELVRGAKTSNQVIATAMKLARTIAKVPVLVGNCDGFVGNRMLEPYGQQAELMLLEGAMPAQVDGVMQRWGLAMGPFTMGDMAGLDVGWRIRKRRAATRRNDLFWPTVADQICEMGRFGQKTKAGYYLYEGGSRVPVTDPKIEQLIVEASKAAGIERREVSDEEILKRCLYALINEGAKCLEEGMAIRASDVDVIYCFGYGFPAWRGGPMFQADLIGLDKVLADIKRFHAALDDRWKPARLIETLVAEGRSFADYDRSR; translated from the coding sequence ATGACGACGAGTGTCCGCTACGAACGCCAGGGCCAGGTCGGTGTCATCACCGTCGACAATCCGCCCGTCAACGCGTTGAGCCAGCACGTCCGCCAGGGCCTGCTCGACTGCCTGGCCCAGGGCCTGGCCGACGACGAGACCCGGGCCCTTGTGATGGTGGGTGCCGGCCGCACCTTCATTGCCGGCGCCGATATCCGCGAATTCGGCAAGCCGCTGGTCGATCCCGATCTGAACCGTGTGATCGAGGCGTATGAGAACGCCACCAAGCCTGTCGTCGCCGCCATCCATGGCACCGCCCTCGGCGGCGGCCTGGAAGTGGCGCTGGGCTGCCATTACCGCGTGGCCGTGGCCGCCGCCAAAGTGGGCCTGCCGGAAGTGAAGCTCGGCATCCTGCCCGGTGCCGGCGGCACCCAGCGGCTGCCGCGCGTGGCCGGCGTCGAGGCGGCGATCGACATGATCACCACCGGCAAGTTCGTGCCCGCGGGCAAGGCGCTGAAGCTCGGCATCGTCGACGCCATCGTCGACGAGCTGGTGCCGGGTGCGGTGGCCTTCGCTGAAAAGCTGATCGCCGACAACGCGCCGCTGCGCCGGGTGCGCGACATGGACGAGAAGGTGAAGGCCTTCGATCCGGCCGGGTTCGAGACGATGCGCAAGGCCGTGGTCAAGGCCGCGCGCGGCCAGATGTCGCCGGTCGGCTGTTTCGATGCCGTCACCGCCTCGGTCACCCTGCCCTTCGAGGACGGCCTGAAGCGCGAGCGCGAAATCTTCACCGGGCTGATGGAATCCGATCAGTCGAAGGCGCTGCGCCACATCTTCTTTGCCGAGCGTGAGGCGCTGAAGATCCCGGACGTGCCCTCCGACACCCCCACCCTTCCGATCCGCACCGCCGCGATCATCGGCGCCGGCACCATGGGCGGCGGCATCGCCATGTGCTTCGCCAATGCCGGCATCCCGGTGAAGCTGCTGGAAATGACCCAGGACGCGCTCGATCGCGGCCTTGGCATCATCAGCGGCAATTATGCCAACACCGTCGCCAAGGGCCGGCTGACCCAGGACGCGATGGACAAGCGCATGGGGCTGATCGAGGGCGTGCTCGATTACGACGCCCTGTCTGAGGCCGACATCATCATCGAGGCCGTCTTCGAGGAGATGGACATCAAGAAGAAGGTGTTCGCCGCCCTCGACAGCGTCGCCAAGGCCGGCGCGATCCTGGCATCGAACACCTCGACCCTCGATGTCGACGAGATCGCCGCCTCCACCTCGCGGCCGGAATTCGTCATCGGCACCCATTTCTTCAGCCCGGCGAATGTGATGCCGCTGCTGGAGCTGGTGCGCGGGGCCAAGACCTCCAATCAGGTCATCGCGACCGCGATGAAGCTGGCCAGAACCATCGCCAAGGTGCCGGTGCTGGTGGGCAATTGCGACGGCTTCGTCGGCAACCGGATGCTGGAACCCTATGGCCAGCAGGCCGAGCTGATGCTGCTGGAAGGCGCCATGCCGGCCCAGGTCGACGGCGTCATGCAGCGCTGGGGCCTTGCCATGGGGCCGTTCACCATGGGCGACATGGCCGGGCTGGATGTCGGCTGGCGGATCCGCAAGCGCCGCGCCGCCACCCGCCGCAACGACCTGTTCTGGCCGACCGTCGCCGATCAGATCTGCGAGATGGGCCGCTTCGGGCAGAAGACCAAGGCCGGCTATTATCTCTATGAGGGCGGCAGCCGGGTTCCGGTCACCGACCCGAAGATCGAGCAGCTGATCGTCGAGGCATCGAAGGCCGCCGGCATCGAGCGCCGTGAGGTTTCCGACGAGGAAATTCTCAAGCGCTGCCTCTATGCGCTGATCAACGAAGGCGCCAAATGCCTTGAAGAAGGCATGGCGATCCGGGCGAGCGATGTCGATGTGATCTATTGCTTCGGCTATGGCTTTCCGGCATGGCGCGGCGGGCCGATGTTCCAGGCCGATCTGATCGGTCTGGACAAGGTGCTGGCCGACATCAAGCGCTTCCACGCCGCGCTCGACGACCGCTGGAAGCCCGCCAGGCTGATCGAGACCCTGGTCGCCGAGGGCCGGTCCTTCGCCGATTACGACCGCAGCCGCTGA
- a CDS encoding ABC transporter ATP-binding protein, which yields MLDVRDLHAYYGKSHILQGVSFNVKEGEIVSLLGRNGVGRSTTIKAIMGLVPPQGTVSYRGQNIAGMKPHEIAHKGLGYVPEDRSIFPTLTVRSNLALGQKRARGGGRWTVQDMFKLFPRLEERADTLAGVLSGGEQQMLTMCRTLLGDPDLIMVDEPTEGLAPKITEQVGELLTEIARRGVSVLLVEQKLTIALRISQRLYVMGHGHIVYEGTPAALAEDAAIRKEWLEV from the coding sequence ATGCTCGATGTCCGCGACCTCCACGCCTATTACGGCAAGAGCCACATCCTTCAAGGTGTGAGCTTCAACGTGAAGGAAGGCGAGATCGTCAGCCTTCTGGGCCGCAACGGCGTCGGTCGCTCCACCACCATCAAGGCGATCATGGGGCTGGTGCCGCCGCAGGGCACGGTCAGCTATCGCGGCCAGAACATCGCCGGCATGAAGCCGCACGAGATCGCGCATAAAGGCCTGGGCTATGTGCCCGAGGACCGCTCGATCTTCCCGACGCTGACCGTGCGCAGCAATCTGGCGCTGGGCCAGAAACGCGCGCGCGGCGGCGGCCGCTGGACAGTGCAGGACATGTTCAAGCTGTTTCCACGCCTGGAGGAACGCGCCGACACCCTGGCCGGCGTGCTCTCGGGCGGTGAACAGCAGATGCTGACCATGTGCCGCACCCTGCTGGGCGACCCCGACCTGATCATGGTCGACGAGCCGACCGAAGGCCTGGCGCCCAAGATCACCGAACAGGTCGGCGAGTTGCTGACCGAGATTGCCCGCCGGGGGGTGAGCGTGCTGCTGGTCGAACAGAAACTGACCATCGCGCTTAGAATCTCCCAGCGGCTCTATGTGATGGGCCACGGCCATATCGTGTATGAGGGCACGCCCGCAGCGCTTGCAGAGGATGCCGCCATACGCAAGGAATGGCTGGAGGTCTGA